The DNA sequence ACCCCAACTGAGGTGGAGCTACCCACAGTACCAAGGAGCTCTACACCGGGAAAAGTTTACCTCTACATATCACACTCGACTAACAGGAGGAAAAACCGCAGAGATGGCAACTCAAGCACAGCAGCCGCCCCACCTGCAACTGGCTGAGATCACCGCCTCGCAGTTCATCGACATCTGGAAACATTTTGACGCAGACGGTCAGTGCGCTCAACTGTCATCCAGGCTGATAAGTGTGGAAATAATTGAGTGATCAATTACTTaagaagctaaaaaaaaaatcatactaaGAAGTGTGTGATATTAgaaattcatgtttttatttactataTTACAACAGTTTCGTTTTCCTgtgagagtttaaaaaaaaagtcaagcGAAGTGCTTGTTTCaaaatcattaaaatattaaagtattATCACCAGCTACTGTAAGAAAATTATATTTGCGCTTCAGCTAATTTTAATCGAATACGACCTGTGAAGGCAATATTTTTCAcaagtgtctttttttccccgTGTGTCTGTAGTAAACCCGTCAGTATCGAGTGTTTAATGCTCTTATGTACATCCTGTAGGCTAATATAAATTACTGAGGTTTACTATTGCTATTTACTGTGATAAAAATTTGTGAGCGGAtctaaagtgttttttaaaactatgatgattgaaataaaataagttaTAGAGAGAAGGTtggaaaagaggaagaggagagagtgaaaaaaagataagggagagaggggggagctGAAAGAGAAGAAGGATGAGAGAGAGTGTAGGAGAgatggggggagggagggagggataaAAGGATGCACAGAGGAGGGTGCCAGAGTAAAGGAGCATTTTCTACTGAACTTTAATGGGAGGAGCCTCTGAATCTGGGagcttacagtgtgtgtgtgtgtgtgtgtgtgtgtgtgtgtgtgtgtgtgtgtgtgtgtgtgtgtgtgtgtgtgtgtgtgtgtgtgtgtgacagtggtGCAATTTAGATCCTTTAAAACTAGCAATACCACAATAATACCATAACATGTTACAAGTGAAacatcacatttcacattttactcaagtacaagtaaaTAGACattcatataaaatgtaattaaaatatcaaaagtaaaaatactcattaTGCAGGTAAAATGATGATTGTTATATTAGAATTGATTATTATTGCTGATGCAAGCTATTTAATGCTGTAGAgctgattaatcatttagttgATAtaactattttgttaattgcTTAATTTCTTAAAGTAACATATATGTAACATTTCCCATTCGAATATTTAAGAACAACTAGACCTATGTTATATATGTTGTTGAGTTGTGTACTTACACTATTCCAAATGTTTCATACAATATTCAAACCCAAAGAAATACATACATTCGCATGTCAATGGCCCTTTCTTTTAAACACTCTAGTTGCTATAACTTCTGAGGAAACTTGGTATCAGAGAGTGAGGAAGGAAGTCACAGAACGTGACTTAACATAACgtaaataaatctttaataTGCTACTTTACCTCGTCCGTGGGCATGATTTCTGCCTGAGTCACATCAGACAGATATTCATTGGCAATGGTGGTTATTCAACAATGTCGACCACAACTCCCGCTATACTTCACAATGTCATCAAACTATGCCTTTTTTGTCATTGAATGGAAACAAGCATCTCTGTCTCACTGTGAGCCATTCCAACTTTAGTGATTTTCATGTTGCAAACAGAACGATTATTTTCTGATAACAGTCAGTAAAAACTCTCTGACCTCTTTTGTTAAACCCTTTGGAATCCCCTGTCCGATAAACTcacaatttattttcatgtcGTCCTGCCAACAGGGGCgccagatcagaaaacactcaTTTGGGTAATTTTGGATAATTAGTGTTAATGGCCAATGGATCAGTGTCTAATTGATCAACTGcagtgactttttaaaaaaaccatCGTCTTCAAGCAGCTCCACAGGAGAAGTTCAGATCACACTAGTTGTGATGAGTGTGCGGAATGGGTAGAATCATGGACTGTGGGACCCCCAACTATGAAGAAATGTTAAACTTTCCCTGATTTCCTTGTAAGGAAGGGCTGGATTCTGCGGATGTTGTAAAGAGCAGTTCTGCCAGATTGGTCAGAATCAGGTTGGTTGTCTGGTACTACGCAAAGGTTCCTCACGGTTGGTGAAGGAGACACTGTCCTCAACACTGACCAGTAAGTCCATGAGAGGGCAGTCTTTCCCCAGCATGACGACAAGTTCAGTCTTGTCAAGGTTAAGCTTTAGGTGATGCGCCaagaggaggggaaagagaggaaaagttAAGTCTCACCCACGTAACAGCGATAGGACAAGCCGGCAATGTGATTAGAGAGCCTAGAAATCTAGTATATGGGGAGAACAGGAGTGGTCCTAGTACTGAACCTTGGAGGACACTGGTGTCAGGAGAGTAGGGTTTGGACAAAGAGACATTCCTTGTGACCTGATAAGTGCGATTCGTCTGGTAGGATGTAAACCAGCCTAGCGCAGAGTCTGCGATGCCGAGTTCAGCaagagtggagaggaggatcTGGTGGTCCACGCTGTCGAAATCAGCAGATAGGTCAAGGAGAATAAGGAGAGATGAGAGGGACGAGGCTCTGGCAGCAGACTATCGTCTCAGTAGAGTGTGCAGTCTTGAAGCCTGACTGATGAGGGTCAAAGAGGTTGTTTTGAGAGAGATATGATGACAGTTGGTTAGAGATGGCGTTCCAGGGTTTTAGAAAGGACTGAAAGAGATACTGGTTCCGGATGTCGGCTGTGTCATGGGTAGGTTTCTTAAGGAGCGGCTTGACTTTAGCGTCTTGAAGGCGGGTGGAATAAGTGGTGAATTGAGAAGTTGATGAGTGTGGTAAGGAATGGCAGGATGTCGCTTGAGATTGCTTGGAGAAGGGAGGAGGGGATCGGGTCAAGAGGGCAGGTGGTGGCATGGTTAGACATAACTAGTCTGCAAACATCTTCAGAGGAGAGAGGGGTAGAGCAGGTAAGGCCAACAAAGGGGGGAGTTAGGGTGAGGGGGTGGGGTAGTGACACAGGTCAAAGAGGAGCTGATGTTCTTAACCTTTTTAGTAGGGGGAGGGGCATACTCATTCGCAGGTTACTGACTCCCTGGTTATCAGAGGTGGCCATGGAGTACATAACTTATCCCCAagtagaagaaaagaaaactctGCTAGAAGTGACATTATGATTTCAAATTTAGGTCCAGAATTGTTGGAATTCCTTGAGAAAGCTgtacagtttcaacaaaaacatactGGGACTGCTGGGAAGCAGCGTGGGCTGACAAAATAACATCACCTAGCCAGCCATTAGAATGATTGGCCGAAGTTGCAATTGCATTAGGGAACTATGCAAGCTACAAAAACAATGCCAGCAGAAAGTGACGATCTCACTTTATGATAGTGGTACgattatattattttcatgaACCTTAACTGAAGTAATCATCTTCATCGTCATTATGGCATGGCACACACCctacctccctgctccctccttACAAGTCCCTGTtaagctactccatgcttaccacTTCACCTTCACTCTCCTCGTGCTCACTCTGTCCCTCTACCCTGTCATGGTCACTGTGTCCCTCTGCTTCACTGTCacattcctcttcctctgcctggTAGTGACCATAGCTGTCCTTTCCTCCTTCAAGGGACTGTGGCTACACAAAGTCGGATACTGAAGCTAGCAAACATATTAGGTTATTTTGGCATCCGtcttaaaattttttattttttttgacgACTTGATCCATTAACAGATTTTCGCTCTGCACAGCTTCATTGGAAATGGGgggtaagagatgtgattgggccagacCTGTGTCAGTGTAGAAAATGAACCAATGGGCCGCTGCCTTTCACTGCCTTATGGGCTGCTAGTTGGCCAGTACTACTAGTAGTAGTTGGTagtagtttttttaaataaataaataatttaaattatatcaGCTTGaaggtgcgtcggcccaccAGGCAAATTCTAGATATgtcagattaccagtccagccctgcactcagaggaaacactgaatatTGTGTGGGCTCACTGTAAATTGTCTATTTTTGGTAATGGGTGATGGATTGTTGTTGGCTAAGATATAACTTGTTTTCTTGACCGCAGCTGCAGCACAGCAGCGACTGACTGAACCGATGCTCCTATTAGCTGTAGGGAAAACTGGGacaaacagaaaccagagaTAATCCGAAGGAATAATTTTTAGCAGCAGTGTGAAGTCTTCGAATGCTTTTCCTTTACATTTGGTTTCAGTCATTATGAGTTTTGCAACAGGGTTGTTTTGAAGTGCCATTGAACAATCAGCAGTTGAGCTGtgcttgaaaatgttttgggaAGTAGAGGGCTGCATCTGCTCAGTGTGCAGCGGTGCGCTCCATGTGGCAGATTTGTATTGGAGCTAAACTCTGGCAGTGAGCCCCAATGAACTGAGGACATGGGGGCTTTATCACAAGTCACAGGActtaaacatataaataaaatataaaaaatatacttCATCATTAATTATTTGTCCCTTGCTTTCTCACTTAAGACACTTTATACTGTTTTTAATCTCCTGTTTCAGTTATGTAAGATTATATCAGAATTCAAAATTCTTTTTTCAGGTGAAAAGGTTAGATACCAATTTCATATataatttttcacaatttcagGAGACGATGCTGTAACAGTGCAAGTATAGTACAACAACTTTACTTTGAGTCAATCAGAGcaagatttgttttttgtccagTCATGTGCCCAGTAGCTACTGTATCTGCACTGTAGGACATGGCCGTTTCTCATATACCCTTGAAGGACAACAAGACCACTGCTGGCACGGTTACGCACAATGAGACTCCCCTTCCTTTTTGTTACACTTAATTTATGTGAAATATCACGAtgactgttggatggattgccaagAAATTTACAATTTGGTGATGCTTTTAGCTTTTCACATGGCGCCATCATCAAGTTAAAACTGTATCCCTTATCAATACTTTGGtatatgaccaaatacctgtaaaactaatgtccttcccatcagccttagctTTACTCTGTGCTAAATTTAATGCTAATTACcaaatgttagcatggtaacaagctaaactaagatggtaacTGTGATCCTGTACCTGTGAAAgctcagcatgttagcatcttTATTAGGATTTAAATAAAAGACAACATTTCCATTGCTTAAAcatattcatttttttctttgtcaaatCTGAATTGATGTAAGTATGAATAACAGAGTGTAAAGATATTAAAAAGTGTTATTGTTTATATCCAGACTGTGCTCTCCTGTGGCAGCTTTTGGAGTTTGTGTGTTACAGAAAGTAACATAGTAAAGGATAACTGTACTcacctttatttaacttttttaaaccACCAAAATAAGCAATCTCCAATTTTGTCAAAAGTAGTCTTTTTTGACTACATTTgactttataataattattgaaaGTACATTTTTTGTCAGATGTTTTCTCTGTAAATGTCAATTAGTGTTACTGCAGATGCAGATATGATAATTGTAACTGCTGATACAATATCTCACATTTTTTCCCAGGCACAGTTTGGTACAGAATTTGATCATATGACAAACAAGGGTTAGTCTAGCTATTACTCAGTTTGTATAGGAGCTGATGATTAGAAATTATTAGCAGTTCAAGTTTGAATGTGAAACTGAACTGAAGAATGAATGTTAGGTTGTATTGAGTAGATGCAGCTTTGTGTTGGCCTACTTTGTTTTCTGCACCCAAAGCTTTGTGTTCCTGCAGTTACTTGTTTATATCTAAAACAGCAGCTCAACTGAAACACAGATGGCGACATGGAGCACCTATGGGGGGGTTGGGAGGTTGGGAGGTGGGATCACAAAGGAAAGGACACCAGAGGCTAAGAGATTAAGAGATGGCAAGGGGGGCAGGGTGAATGTCTGCGTTTTATTCTGTACATCTGTAACAATTTCATTGATGTATATTGTACGATAAAAGACACAAACCCCCAACCCCACTGATCGTACTGTAGACAGATGGGATTTGTTCTTATGATTAAAAAGAGAACGCTAAATGTCCTATGTTACCCTGTGACTTGCAGGGAGAAAAATTATCATATTGAATCATCCCCGGTCATGTGGCTGTCATAAGAAGTACAAATCCAGAAACAAGGACAGAATGCCCCAATAAGCATCAGTCTGACTGCCCACTTTCACCCTCTTAGGCTAGAATACACTCATTATACTGCTTACACTCCAGCTGCACTGGACTCgtcgtttgttttttttttctgctacaGCACATCACTGAATCTCCACAATCCCTGCCACTGCTAAAAGCCAATTTGGCACAAGAGATATCAATGTGAATAGAGAATAATCTGTGGACATGAGCTTTTTTTTGTGTGGCGTGTATTTAGTTCATCAGAGTTTTCAATTAAAAGTTTCAGTTCTGTAGAGATGATATGACGTGTTAATCTTATTTCCCAGTGTTGCGGAGCTCCGGCCTTCATGAATATTGATGACCCAGAATGTCTTTTGACTTGTGCACTGAATTAAACCAACGAAATACTCTCAAAGAAACTGATTTAATTACAGCTTGAAGCATTTATACCATCCAAGTCCAAGCAATTCTATAAACTTCCCACTTGGATCCAGTCACAGAGCACTTGAGACTGGACTCAAGCTTGAGGTTTGATGACTGCTCCAAAAAGACCCCCGGTGAACTTTAATCTTTCATCCACATCTAAGTCTTTCATTAAATTTTTGAACGGTCAACAAAGCTTTGGGGCGACTTAAAAGCTTCATAACACCATTTGTGCCAAACTAATTTAGTTCCTCTGGTGCTCCGCAGGAAACGGTTACATCGAAGGGAAGGAGCTGGAGAACTTCTTCAAAGAACTGGAGACCGCGAGACGAGGAGCAGGCGTGGTGAGCGTGTGCTTACTGAAGCACATTTCTGAATACTTAACATAGTTTCATGTGACTCGTGTAGCTGAcacatataataaaataaataaatatgaaatatgagtTAATTCTCTACCATCAAAATGAATGCATATTAATAAAGTAATTCCTGTTTCTTCAGTCCatcatttcacaaaataaaatgacgaTATATGAATCACAATTGCTAAGGCAACCCTCTCTCCTAGAAATGACATCAAGGTTTTTGTCCTAAATATATGTCTCTCTGATCTGTGATTTGATGTGTTTGCAGGATCCTTCACATGCTATATTCAAAGAGAAGATGAAGGAATTTATGGACAACTTTGATAAGAACTCTGATGGGAAAATTGAGATGTCAGAGGTGAGAACTAATCAAAAGACACATACTGGACAGTAGCCTATATCCACAACATCCCTGGTTCAACTCCTGTTGTTGTTGGATGTCACCCCCCCCTTTTCTCCCCTTATGTTACCTGTCAGTATCTTTACTGTCAATCTgtccaataaaacagaaaatgctaCAAATATCATCGCAAAAAACATAGCTACTGCTTAAATAAagcctacattttaaatgtttcttgtatttgtaaatataaacattGACGCATTAAGATAAAATATAGGTCTCTGGAATAATAATCATTGTGTCTTTTTATCTTCCACTCTGTAGTTGGCTCAGCTTCTGCCCACAGAGGAAAACTTCCTGCtctgtttcagagaatttgtgGGATCCAGCGCCGAGTTTATGGCTGTAAGtttgtgtatatctgtgtacCTTAAGTCTCACACTCATCAAACCTGATTCAATTAGAGAGAAAACAGTGAGGCATCGAATATATTGTCCTCTGTGAGTGAAAATAAgcctcacatacacacacttggTTTGCTCTGGCTTGGGCTGGGGAGGGTTTCCAGCGGTGGTGTGATGTTCAGGCTGCTCTTGTGTGTTAAAGCTATTCTCAGACAGCCATACATTATGAATGGAGAACAGTTTCTGCAGGGGAAAGGCAGTGAGTGCTGGAGGGGTTTAGGTATCCATCTTTGATAAGGGCTTCAACAAATTCTATATTTACACGATGTCAGATTTAAGTGTCACATCTTTGGGGCAGCTGAGTCCACTAATTAGATGGTCAGTGGTTCGATCCCCCAATCAGCATGTCGAAGTGTTGTTTGGACAGAATACTGAACCCCAACTTGCTCCTGTGAGATGTGTCATGTGTGAGCGATTAGTTCCTTTTTTCGTCTTTATTgtagtctttttctttttaattagaTAATATATAGAGAAGGTCTGCCAGTCGTAAGATTGAGCGTCATAAAGAAGTAACACACATGTTCACTGAGAGCTACTGTAACAACTTCTCTCTTCTCCTACAGGCCTGGCGGAGGTATGACTCTGACCGGAGCGGATACATTGAGTCGAATGAGCTGAAGGTAAAACGCAATGTGCCAAAACTGGTCAAAAGCTAATTCATGCAGTGTCGaattatttacagtacatgCTAAAGACACAGctacaaaaacatacacactctcTGTTCTGCATCCGACctatgaaataattaaaaaaatacccTCACACATGATAATTATAGTCAGTAATGTGTAtaactgtaaatactgtaaacaAACTAGACCTTGGTTGAGATGGTGATTAGCTTCTGTGTAAGGCTAGTGGTATAATTGGTGCTCTCTATTGAGGGAGCTACTGTGAGCCTGCACACATGAGTTATGCTCTCCATTGAATATTCTCACTGTCATGTGAAAAACAATTAGCCCACTGTAGCATATCTGAAAACAAACACGTTCACATCCTGAGCTCTGTGCATAGACCCTATTCATTTTCACCATAACTGCTAACCACTGATCATAAATGCATTGTGACCTCTAGTCACTGACTGTGGGAGTGGCTAACTGTCTCTTCAGGGTTTCCTGTCAGACCTGCTGAAGAAGGCCAACAGAAACTACAATGAAAAGAAGCTCAATGAGTACACAGAGACAATTGTGAGTATCATTGCGTGTAGAATATGTTTTTCCATCCAGCATTTCTCCCCCCGTCTATCCATATTTATATTAACATTACAGTGATACCTAAACTGGTACTGACAGCACATAAGCTGAACCACAGAAGCATCAGTTAAAAAAGTTGTCAGTAACATGAATTAATTAACACGAAAACAGAacatttcagtctgtttttgtttgacatAAGCAGGAGTACATCACATCTACACTCCCTTCATGCCCATATGTCCAAAATGTAGCACTTGGCTGCTACATTTCTACCTAATGTAGCTGAAATAATAATCCCTAAAGGCTTAAATTTTAATGTACTGAGCAACATCAATGTCTGCGTTCACCCTCCAGCTCACCTGTAGTGCTGATACATCACTTTTCTGGCCATCAGTCATCTGTGTTCTGAACACACTCTGCTGCCATTTAAGTTTTCCTGAATGTATGTGtttcacatgtaaaatgtgtgtgtggggctgCACATGAAGACCTTCAGTTTGCTGTGGCTTCTCTGATAATTTCTCTGCTGATCTTCTCTCTGTGCAGCTGAGGATGTTTGATCTGAACGGTGATGGTAAGCTGGGCCTCTCTGAGATGGCGAGGTGAGTGTGTCTCCAgtactgtttgtctgttttctgtatGTACATGTCTAAACATCTCTTAAAGAGTGCTAACAAGGTGAAACCTCCACTGCAGGCTCTTGCCGGTCCAGGAAAATTTCCTGCTGAAGTTTGAGGTAAGATTACACTCAAATTGATTTTAGGCATAAAATCACATCAACTACTGTATAGCTACTTAAGACTGAAGTCCTGTAACACTGTCTGTAGAGAAGTAGTACAATTCCACATTATTGGATTCACTACAGGAGGATTACTTGCCATTAAAGTACTGAAAGGACATATGGGCCATTGAcgaaaatgtacatttacttagGTTAAGTCCTACAGGAATTAAATATTGCTGTATAATATTTCTGTCAACATGATAGCctcctgttttctgtttatgaACAGCTTTTATGTTCAATTAAATTGTTAATTGaagtttaataattaattcctgtgtttttttaatctagTTCTCTCATTTGCATCTTAAAATATTATTGCACAGATTCATGTATATTCTTGGCTATAAGACAGTATTTAGGGAATACTTAGCCACTATGTATACCATTTGGATGCGTCAAAGTTCAACATTTGTGACACATTGACAATACGGAtctacatatactgtatatgtattttgTCACGTATGTTCCCATACGTACATTCTAGCTGGCTAGAGCAGATCAACAATTCCTTTCTGACAGAGGATTAGTCGGATCAGGATTAACTCAACTCTAGTCCCAGTTATCATAATCTGCATGGATTAATATCAGTTCTGGGTCTGGTGGGGCTTTTACCGCTCTCTAGAAATATCCTGCTGTTTCTAACAAatttcacctctctctctctctctccttcttacTCACAGGGCATCAGGCTTAAAGTTAAAGAGTTTGACTCCCTCTTCACCTTCTATGATAAGGTAAACAGagcatgtttgtctgtgtgtttgcttaCATATATACTATATCCGTgttaaggtgaccagatttttgaaatgaaaaccagggacttttggtttggtggtcagtatgtcattaaaaaaatataatggtATTATATACGGGGACGATTTCAGTTTTATAATCTGTGAAATATAatctcttctgaatgaaatcaagtcattttgaggcggaaactacctttcagccaataagtagaggctgcaatcactttctggcaagtagaatattgtattttatgtgtgcgATTTTAAGAGAAGTGAGTTATAATCTGTCACATATAACcctcatgaatataatcaagtCATTTCAGAATAACTTGCAGTAATAACTTTTCAGTCAacagaggctgcaatcactttctggcaagtgaaatactgcattacagGAGTtttattggccatttaaaggtattttaacaggtaaaaagacTGGATtagttggtacacagcaagttaaatgaTGTAGAGTCATACGGATAATTgtaaaagagatcatgtctttaatttatatataactcagcagtaagtcatgttaattattggCTACATtgtgttttccaaatataacaaggatattagacataggccaaccaaacacatattcccttggcaacaacaggcttctattattgcctataatcatgCCTGATTACGCTGATAACTTAACACTTAATGGCCACAACTGTGATTATTCcgttaaaataaactttaaagtATCACGAAGACACACCTTTGCACGGatataaagtgatgtttatttgcacgttatgtctgtttgatcatGAGAAAAGCAGCTGTAAACATAAAGAGACTGggcgatacagctttaacatgctgcgaGCAGTCCCGCGGACGGCAGTCAATTTTCACTgatcactt is a window from the Micropterus dolomieu isolate WLL.071019.BEF.003 ecotype Adirondacks linkage group LG20, ASM2129224v1, whole genome shotgun sequence genome containing:
- the LOC123958957 gene encoding calretinin-like; its protein translation is MATQAQQPPHLQLAEITASQFIDIWKHFDADGNGYIEGKELENFFKELETARRGAGVDPSHAIFKEKMKEFMDNFDKNSDGKIEMSELAQLLPTEENFLLCFREFVGSSAEFMAAWRRYDSDRSGYIESNELKGFLSDLLKKANRNYNEKKLNEYTETILRMFDLNGDGKLGLSEMARLLPVQENFLLKFEGIRLKVKEFDSLFTFYDKDGSGYIDEQELDALLKDLCDKNKMDVDSTGLVGYKKSIMALSDGGKLYRTELEIVLCEDSTL